Proteins co-encoded in one Haladaptatus sp. ZSTT2 genomic window:
- a CDS encoding winged helix-turn-helix domain-containing protein gives MGHMGGNGDGGTTSKRVLDLLGDAVAREILQAGVDGPVTIDDLTARTSVSQSTIYRRLSALIESGLMREEHGVTSTPSKRAYTTTTEHIGIDLAEDDFRVHLDPAMPYTNAPREIDIEPLRVDLDTRTVTIELSPDDALFEQFERLWELQQESK, from the coding sequence ATGGGGCATATGGGGGGCAATGGAGACGGAGGAACGACGAGCAAACGCGTCCTCGACCTACTTGGCGATGCGGTTGCGCGCGAAATTTTACAGGCGGGCGTCGATGGGCCAGTGACGATAGACGACCTCACGGCGCGCACGTCGGTGTCCCAATCGACGATCTATCGGCGTCTCTCTGCGCTCATAGAAAGCGGCCTCATGCGCGAAGAACACGGCGTGACGAGCACACCGAGTAAACGTGCGTACACCACGACAACCGAGCACATCGGCATCGACCTTGCCGAAGACGATTTCCGCGTGCACCTTGACCCGGCGATGCCGTACACGAACGCCCCGCGTGAAATCGACATCGAGCCGCTGCGCGTCGACCTCGATACGCGAACGGTGACCATTGAACTCTCGCCCGACGATGCGCTGTTCGAACAG
- a CDS encoding DUF7344 domain-containing protein has protein sequence MSSLQSVAQDANVGGDVAIRAEPLEKDVIFEILKNRRRRDALRYLEENGGTARLDELAEYIAAKENNITVMELSSDQRKRVYIGLYQCHLPKMDGAGVIAFNKNRGTIQLLDAAGQLDPYLTETQPEAASSLGKYVMAVAITIGLGVAAALAGLSPFTAIPGLWWAALSTATLVAVTGVQLYQQYLPDGRLFELLSALRAQQIQPAD, from the coding sequence ATGAGTTCACTACAATCCGTCGCGCAAGACGCAAACGTGGGGGGAGACGTTGCTATTAGAGCAGAGCCGCTTGAAAAGGACGTCATCTTCGAAATTTTGAAGAACCGCCGTCGCCGCGATGCGCTCCGCTATCTCGAAGAGAACGGGGGAACGGCCCGTCTCGACGAGCTCGCAGAGTACATCGCAGCGAAAGAAAACAACATCACGGTCATGGAGCTGTCCTCCGACCAGCGAAAGCGGGTGTACATCGGGCTTTACCAATGCCACCTGCCAAAGATGGACGGCGCAGGCGTCATCGCGTTCAACAAGAACCGCGGGACGATTCAGCTCCTCGATGCTGCTGGTCAGCTCGACCCGTACCTGACGGAGACGCAGCCAGAAGCCGCATCGTCGCTCGGCAAGTACGTGATGGCCGTCGCCATCACCATCGGGCTCGGCGTCGCCGCGGCCCTCGCCGGACTTTCGCCGTTCACGGCGATTCCCGGCCTCTGGTGGGCCGCGCTCAGCACGGCCACGCTCGTCGCCGTCACCGGCGTGCAACTCTACCAGCAGTACCTCCCGGACGGTCGCCTGTTCGAGCTGCTCTCGGCCCTTCGCGCCCAGCAGATCCAGCCTGCCGACTGA